The following proteins are co-located in the Amphiprion ocellaris isolate individual 3 ecotype Okinawa chromosome 7, ASM2253959v1, whole genome shotgun sequence genome:
- the chp2 gene encoding calcineurin B homologous protein 2: MGSSSSNMDHIPDAQHLMQETGFSAAHLVRLYERFDFLDKDDRGELRLDDFEAVSELAMNPIGDRIIRAFFSPGRETVDFPSFVRILAHFRPTDTNRTRNGRNGAQPEPANSRTNKLKFAFQLYDQDRDGKISREELLQVLRAMLEMQVTEEQLQSIAERAIQEADLDLDDTISFDEFKKSLEKVDIEHKMSIRFLE; this comes from the exons ATGGgctccagcagctccaacaTGGACCACATCCCAGACGCCCAGCATCTCATGCAGGAAACCGGCT TCTCCGCCGCCCACCTCGTCCGTCTGTATGAGAGGTTTGACTTTCTGGACAAAGACGACAGAGGAGAGCTCAG GCTGGATGATTTCGAAGCAGTTTCGGAGTTAGCCATGAACCCCATTGGAGACAGAATCATCAGAGCCTTTTTCTCTCCAGG ACGAGAAACGGTGGACTTTCCCTCCTTCGTCCGGATTCTAGCTCATTTCCGTCCGACCGACACAAACCGAACCAGAAATGGAAGAAACGGAGCACAGCCAGAACCGGCCAACAGCAGGACCAATAAACTCAAAT TTGCTTTCCAGCTGTACGATCAGGACAGAGATGGAAAGATTTCCAGAGAGGAGCTTCTTCAG GTGCTGAGGGCGATGTTGGAGATGCAGGTGACGGAGGAGCAGCTGCAGAGCATCGCTGAACGAGCGATTCAGGAGGCCGACCTGGACCTAGACGACACCATCTCCTTCGACGAGTTCAAAAAG tcactggaaAAGGTTGACATAGAGCATAAGATGAGTATTCGCTTCCTGGAATAA